One Helianthus annuus cultivar XRQ/B chromosome 12, HanXRQr2.0-SUNRISE, whole genome shotgun sequence genomic region harbors:
- the LOC110892977 gene encoding zinc finger MYM-type protein 1-like codes for MSRDVMARFLKKKKVDTSSELIDLDTLPSDPYDRKPIESYNVNQRDEIRRAYILRGPYQPRGIEFPQTTFQGDELRKFKEEWSHFGDGRDTFVSGGYNNWKRTHKEKREYRLRLSASTLLGKRLLNGGLAFCGHDESKDSLNKGNFLELLELMGEMNEELAKVILENAPANNQMTSPKIQADIKHCYAQEVIKQILEELGDDVFSLLVDESCDVSKKEQMAVVIRFVDKVGIVKERFIGLVHVKETSAITLKTAIDDILARYGLSLKRIRGQGYDGASNMSGEFNGLRALILKENVSAFYIHCFAHQLQLVVVAVAHKHTPIWRVFETITCLTNAVCASSKRQDMLRENQRRQLEKMEDVLCTGSGLNQEMTLSRPGDTRWNSHYKTLSRLISLYPNIMEVLGWLVETGQTLPCSRQADGLLEDMKKYDFVFYIHLMEHILNITHTLSQCLQRKEQDLMNAVKLVSSTKNQLEKFRLEGFNEFLEKVNSFCDMYELEVKKLDDEYVNPRWPRRKTNITNRHYYEYDCFNAVLDLQIQEFGNRFNEVTSELLVCMSCLSPCDNFSAFDIPNILKLAEKYPYDFNEEEKRRLPVQLENYFNFVKKDKQFANLDGLSSLLTIRLSEPTQSEPTHLLKLPLSD; via the exons atgagtagaGACGTTATGGCGCGATTTCTCAAGAAAAAGAAAGTCGATACATCTTCCGAACTAATTGATTTGGATACTCTTCCTTCGGATCCGTATGATCGCAAGCCGATAGAGTCATATAACGTGAATCAACGGGATGAGATTAGAAGGGCATATATACTAAGAGGACCGTATCAACCAAGAGGTATCGAATTCCCACAAACAACGTTTCAAGGTGACGAGTTAAGAAAATTTAAGGAAGAATG gaGCCACTTCGGAGACGGTAGAGACACATTTGTGAGCGGTGGGTATAACAATTGGAAAAG GACCCATAAGGAGAAACGTGAATATCGACTTAGACTTAGTGCTTCTACTTTGCTTGGGAAAAGGTTGTTGAATGGCGGATTGGCGTTTTGTGGACATGATGAATCAAAAGATTCATTAAATAAAGGCAATTTCTTAGAGCTTTTAGAACTCATGGGTGAAATGAATGAAGAGCTTGCTAAAGTTATCTTAGAGAATGCACCCGCGAATAACCAAATGACAAGTCCTAAAATTCAAGCGGACATCAAACATTGTTATGCTCAAGAGGTAATTAAACAAATTTTAGAAGAACTTGGTGATGATGTTTTTTCTTTATTAGTAGATGAATCATGTGATGTATcaaaaaaggaacaaatggcagtTGTTATTCGTTTTGTTGATAAAGTTGGGATTGTTAAGGAACGTTTTATTGGGCTTGTTCATGTCAAAGAGACAAGCGCAATAACACTTAAAACGGCTATTGATGATATATTGGCACGTTATGGGTTAAGTTTGAAAAGGATTAGAGGCCAAGGCTATGACGGGGCAAGTAACATGTCGGGCGAGTTTAACGGCCTAAGGGCTCTAATCTTAAAGGAAAATGTTTCGGCTTTTTATATTCATTGCTTTGCACACCAACTTCAACTAGTTGTTGTGGCGGTGGCTCACAAACACACACCAATTTGGAGAGTTTTTGAAACGATAACATGTTTAACAAATGCCGTTTGTGCATCTTCTAAACGGCAAGATATGCTTCGTGAAAACCAAAGAAGGCAATTGGAAAAAATGGAAGATGTACTTTGTACCGGAAGTGGGTTGAACCAAGAAATGACGCTTTCAAGGCCCGGGGATACACGTTGGAATTCCCATTACAAGACACTTTCCCGTTTAATTTCTTTATATCCAAACATTATGGAAGTTCTTGGATGGTTAGTAGAAACGGGTCAAACTCTTCCTTGTAGTAGACAAGCGGACGGACTTCTAGAGGATATGAAAAAATACGACTTTGTATTTTACATACACTTGATGGAGCATATTCTAAACATCACACATACGTTGTCCCAATGTCTTCAAAGAAAGGAGCAAGATTTGATGAATGCGGTTAAATTGGTTTCTTCCACCAAAAACCAACTTGAAAAGTTTAGGTTGGAAGGTTTTAATGAGTTCTTGGAGAAGGTTAACTCATTTTGTGACATGTATGAACTTGAGGTGAAAAAATTGGATGATGAATACGTTAACCCAAGGTGGCCAAGAAGAAAGACGAACATCACAAATCGGCATTATTACGAGTATGATTGCTTCAATGCGGTTCTTGATTTGCAAATACAAGAATTTGGGAACCGTTTTAATGAGGTAACATCTGAACTACTTGTTTGTATGAGTTGTTTGAGTCCTTGTGATAATTTTAGTGCATTTGACATTCCAAATATACTAAAGCTAGCCGAGAAGTATCCTTATGATTTCAATGAAGAGGAAAAACGAAGGCTTCCGGTTCAACTCGAAAACTactttaattttgtgaaaaaagATAAACAATTCGCCAACTTGGATGGTTTGTCAAGTCTG TTAACCATACGACTATCCGAACCTACTCAATCTGAACCTACTCATTTATTGAAACTTCCTCTATCTGATTAA